CATCTCTATATTTTACGCCGCACAGCGGCGGGGAATTTGACCCGCAGAGATTAAAGTAACGTTGCGTCAGCGCATTTTTAGTTGAAATCGGATGGCGGTGGCTGCCAAGATTTAATAATGGTACTTTGCGATCGCCCGATTCGGTATGATAATCACCACTCGATTGACACGCGATCGCCTGTTGTAATGGTGTGGCAGTCCATTCTGATCTTCCCAAAGCGATCAGCAAACTGAAAAGAAGTTTTGTGCGATTCATTTACGTCACCTCATTTGCATGAACAATGCCAAACTGAACTGACTGTAATGAATACTTCATTCATCACCTCTACTTATATTTCAGGATACAATCAGTAAAAGATTGCGATCATAGGCATTGACAAAAAAGAACTGAGACTGAATATCAAAATCTCAATCTCAGTATTCTTAATGTTATTTTCTAGCAGGTCGAATTTATGTTTATTTAAATTAGTTGCAGTTGTGCTTCAGTGTGATCGCTTGTAGATAAACTACTCCTAATATTCAAGCTTTCAAAACCAATACTTTTGGCACCGAAGACTAATTTTCATTTTTTGAGGAACACGCCGATGATGAAAACGTGATGGGGGAGGAAGTGGCTGATTTTTAGCATTAGTCAATAACCAACAATAAACCAACCAACATCCATAAGTTAGAAAGTAAACTATAGTTTCCATAATTATTTGTAATAGCGTTGTTCAATCCAAATACGCATTTCAGCTTCAGAAGCAAGGCTAATTTTCTTGTCTGTCAGAGGATCGTAAGCTTGCCAATAAGAGCGTCCATGGCGATCTTTCTTCTGCCAAACTTGCACATCATTGCGACTTGTCAAATATCGAAATAAGTGAAGTAAAACACGGTTGAAAATGATTTTGATATCGGGCTTCTTTTGTTGATAAATATAGGATAAACTCATATTCTTCATAAAAACTTAAGTTTAGCTCATTTCTTATTTTTAGTTTTCCTATAAATTTCTTGTTAAAAGAAGGTACAAAATAAAACATTTTAAATAGTACAGTTTAAACCAATACCAACTGTTCTAGATAAATGAAGTGAAAGTGTACTAGGACATCTATCAAAGAATCACTTATGATGACTAAACATCATCGGATTGTCATTCTTCAAGAAGGACGGAACCGTGAGAATTCCTTTAGAGCGGCATTCATCCAAAGCAGTTTATTTACAGATCCGCGATCGCATTCGTCGTTTAATCGAAACCGGAGCCTTGCAAACTGGCGACAAACTGCCTTCAATTCGTGCTTTAGCCGAAAATACAGGAGTTAATAAGCTAACCGTTATCGAAGCCTACAACGTTCTGGAAGCTGATGGATTAATTGCAGCGCGTCCAGGTTCAGGGTATTTCGTCAATCCCACCATTCAGCCAAAATCTGTTTCAAATTTTGCACCGCCGCAAGATGTGATCGTCTCCGAACAACCACCGCCATATCCATTCGAGGAAGCCAAAAGCGGCGCGTTTTTTAATCACTATATGGCATCGCTGCAAGCGCGTTCCTCACCAGGAATGATTGACTTAAGTAGCGGGTTTCCCTCAGACTCCGGTTTAGAAGATTTACCGCGTATTGCCCGCAGAGCAGTTAAGCAAGTGAGTGGTAGTTTATTTAACTACGACAATCCACAAGGACAATTAATGCTGCGGCAGCAAATTAGCCGTATGCTTGTACAGCAGCATGGCATGAATGTTACACCAGAGGATCTCATTATTACCAATGGTTCTAAGCAAGGGCTTTCGCTTGTTGTTCACTACTACGTCAAACCAGGCGATTGGGTCATCGTTGAAAGTCCTACCTGGCACGGAATGCTATCACTTTTATACAGCATGGGAGCAAGAGTCATCGGTATTCCAATGACTGCTGAAGGAATGAATCTAGAGTTATTAGAAAAGAATCTCTACACGTATCGCCCAAAGCTGATTTTTACCGTCAGCACCTTGCACAATCCTACCGGAATCACCACTGCGCAAGCACATCGTCAGCAATTGCTACAACTTGCGGAACATTATGACTGCGTCATTCTAGAAGATAATGCTTATGAAGGGTTAAACTTTGAACCTGTCCCCGCCCCGATTAAAGCTTTAGATCGTAAAGATATCGCAACTTATGTCGGGACTTTTTCTAAAACTTTAATGCCAGGTATCCGCGTCGGTTACTTAGTTGTTACCGGAAAGCATTATCAGCCGTTAGTCGAACGCAAGTTACTCGACGATCTGCACGTTTCTACAGTATCTCAAGCAATTGTCAGTGAATATCTCGCCTCAGGACACTATCGCCATCACCTAGCGCACTTACAAGCCCAGCATCGTCAAAGCCAAACGGCAATGTTGAGTGCTTTGCATAAGTATTTCCCGTCCTCCGCATCGTGGACAGTTCCTAACGGTGGGACTTTCTTGTGGGTACAAATGCCTCCAGTACCAATGGCTGAAATTTGTCAGAAAGCTTTGTCACACGGAGTTTTTGTCGCTGAAGGATCGCCATTTTTCCCAGGACAACAAGGCTATCCCGCATTACGTCTCAATTTTACGCTATCACCTAAGAAGATCGAGCGGGGTATCTCAGTGTTGGGAGAATTAGTACAAGCGTACTTGTTGTCATAGACAAAGACCTAGCGGAAATATCTTTAACAATAAGCTCGGCTTACGTCAGTATATTTTCGTTACATTACAGGTACTTTCGGATTTAGACATAAGTTCCTTCATGTAGTGGGTTTTGTTGAGTATTACAGAGAGCTTTTGCTTTTACGCTTATCAGAATATACTCTGAGTTCAGGTGTACTATCAGCAAACATAAATGTTTGATTGATAGATGCTCATCTTGCTTTGGATAGTGGGTATGCTGTTAATCTCACCCTGTCTCCAAAGTTAATGAAGCTTAACCGCGCGAAGGTCAATGATTCAGAAGCCAGTAGAACTTAGCCACAAACCTTACTATGAAACACAAATGGGGGCAGCCTATTTAGGCAATAGCTTGCCATTACTAAAACAACTTCCTAATGAGAGCGTTGACCTGATCTGCACATCCCCTCCATTTGCCTTAGTTCGGAAAAAAGAGTATGGGAACGTAGATGCCCATGAGTACGTTGAATGGTTCAAGGTGTTCGCTAGAGAGTTCTACCGAATTCTGAAACCACAAGGTTCATTGGTTATTGATATTGGTGGTAGCTGGGTTAAAGGCTATCCAGTGCGCTCGTTGTATCATTTCGAGCTAGTTATCGAACTTTGCAAACCCCAGAGGGAAGGAGGAATCGGATTTTTGTTGGCTCAAGATCTGTACTGGTATAACCCAGCTAAACTACCTACACCTGCGGAGTGGGTCACAGTACGGAGAGAGCGAGTTAAGGATGCTGTTAACACAGTTTGGTGGCTATCAAAAGATCCTCATCCAAAATCTAATAATAAGCGAGTTCTACGCCCTTACAGTGAGGCAATGAAGAATTTGCTTAAGAATGGATATGATGCTAAAATGCGCCCTTCTGGACATGACATCTCAACTAAGTTTCAAAAGGATCGTGGCGGCGCTATTCCTCCTAACATCATTGCTGACCCTGCAAGTGAATTAGGGTCTTTTATTGGTAATGCGGTATTGGGATCATTTAACTGGGTTCTAGAAAACGATTTAGCACAGCCAGTCAACGTTATTTCGGCTTCTAATACTGCCTCAAACGACTACTACCAAAGGCGATGCAAAGAATTTGGCATCAAGCCTCATCCTGCTCGATTCCCTCAAGCATTGCCTGAATTTGTTATTAATTTGTGCACAGAACCAGGAGATTTAGTTGTTGATCCGTTCGCAGGATCTAACATGACTGGAAGAGTTGCAGAAACGCTACAAAGACAGTGGCTGGCATTCGAGATTGATGAAAATTATCTCCAAGCTTCAAAATTTAGGTTTGAGCCAGAAGCCCCACTCATTGTTACTCCACTCATGGACTTGGAGAAGCCAGCAAAGCAGAAAGCCTTAGAGTCAGCACCTGTTTCCACAGTAGATCAACCCTCTAAGCAAAAAACAGAGCAGAACGTGATGCAGCAGCTAAACCTGTTTAATCAGGAATTAACAAGCATGGAAGAACACAAACTGAGGTTTACCTACGGACACCAATTTGAACCGGAAAAATTTAGCCTGTCAGAAATTGTTCAACTTTGCCAGGATTGCGAACCAGACCGCCGTCAGTTACAGAGTCAAATTGCAGAGAGATTTTTCTCAACTCACTCTAGTCAAAACTCAAATCCTACTAGAGCAGAAGAAAATATACGTAAATTAGCAATGAATTGCTTCTTGTCTTTAAGAGCTTATCAGCTAGTTGAGAAAACCAACAATGATTGGAGCTACCAAGTTACTGACCTGGGCAAACAGATTCTTCAGCAGAGCGATCCCCAAGAGGCTTTAACAATATTTGCTCGGCACATCCTAACTAATTTAACGGGAATGTCTCTGCTAAAAGCAATTGAAGCAATCAACGCTAGAGGAGACAAGCCTCAGTTAGAAACAATTGCTTATGAATTACAAGAAATGGGCTACGCTCTTTCTCCAAACGCCATTTATACTAGCACTATGCGAAAATGGTTAGAGTTAGCAGGGGTATTTGAGCGGGAGTATGAAATTAATTGGGATGTTGTTTCAGAGATCCTAGAAATTGATAAAGACTATATTGATGAGCTTTACACC
The genomic region above belongs to Chroogloeocystis siderophila 5.2 s.c.1 and contains:
- a CDS encoding PLP-dependent aminotransferase family protein, which translates into the protein MRIPLERHSSKAVYLQIRDRIRRLIETGALQTGDKLPSIRALAENTGVNKLTVIEAYNVLEADGLIAARPGSGYFVNPTIQPKSVSNFAPPQDVIVSEQPPPYPFEEAKSGAFFNHYMASLQARSSPGMIDLSSGFPSDSGLEDLPRIARRAVKQVSGSLFNYDNPQGQLMLRQQISRMLVQQHGMNVTPEDLIITNGSKQGLSLVVHYYVKPGDWVIVESPTWHGMLSLLYSMGARVIGIPMTAEGMNLELLEKNLYTYRPKLIFTVSTLHNPTGITTAQAHRQQLLQLAEHYDCVILEDNAYEGLNFEPVPAPIKALDRKDIATYVGTFSKTLMPGIRVGYLVVTGKHYQPLVERKLLDDLHVSTVSQAIVSEYLASGHYRHHLAHLQAQHRQSQTAMLSALHKYFPSSASWTVPNGGTFLWVQMPPVPMAEICQKALSHGVFVAEGSPFFPGQQGYPALRLNFTLSPKKIERGISVLGELVQAYLLS
- a CDS encoding DNA methyltransferase; the encoded protein is MIQKPVELSHKPYYETQMGAAYLGNSLPLLKQLPNESVDLICTSPPFALVRKKEYGNVDAHEYVEWFKVFAREFYRILKPQGSLVIDIGGSWVKGYPVRSLYHFELVIELCKPQREGGIGFLLAQDLYWYNPAKLPTPAEWVTVRRERVKDAVNTVWWLSKDPHPKSNNKRVLRPYSEAMKNLLKNGYDAKMRPSGHDISTKFQKDRGGAIPPNIIADPASELGSFIGNAVLGSFNWVLENDLAQPVNVISASNTASNDYYQRRCKEFGIKPHPARFPQALPEFVINLCTEPGDLVVDPFAGSNMTGRVAETLQRQWLAFEIDENYLQASKFRFEPEAPLIVTPLMDLEKPAKQKALESAPVSTVDQPSKQKTEQNVMQQLNLFNQELTSMEEHKLRFTYGHQFEPEKFSLSEIVQLCQDCEPDRRQLQSQIAERFFSTHSSQNSNPTRAEENIRKLAMNCFLSLRAYQLVEKTNNDWSYQVTDLGKQILQQSDPQEALTIFARHILTNLTGMSLLKAIEAINARGDKPQLETIAYELQEMGYALSPNAIYTSTMRKWLELAGVFEREYEINWDVVSEILEIDKDYIDELYTLTPEQKYFLLAMIHLGIEDWTLSDKVVKYVTSVYKVRLTSKMRVQEIITPLTNVGLIDSKKSTDGRGAKSHYVKLTEKAKGELVSSLLASIAEITKLSETELNRTFEEVVADLNHPDKHVKGKALELLAIWMIRLTSLRFTQWRTRSYETGQGEVDVLAASDRFVYHRWQIQCKNTKKVDVEVLAKEIGMTFVTGADVVMIVTTGEFSRDAFQYAYRMMEVSRYYMVLIQREDIEAIKEDRTNIIQILDKRARRVFAKKELGLTQEEIDDIDAEEASLAFEDDVDTVVE